A region of Deinococcus rubellus DNA encodes the following proteins:
- a CDS encoding endonuclease dU: MPAFTHAIGFDDLPFERDWRGDVRIIGTVYAQTTLHGVVSGKVRRDGRNSTAELTRLVDTSLFRPHLHLILLQGVALAGFNVVDAHKLSADTGLPVMVVARREPDMERIRAALLDKVPGGQRKWRLIEKLGPMEELRGVWVQRVGLSLKDAGVALHHLTLTGNIPEPLRSAHLIAGGVGSGHSRGRA; the protein is encoded by the coding sequence TTGCCCGCCTTCACCCACGCCATCGGCTTTGATGATCTGCCCTTTGAGCGCGACTGGCGCGGCGACGTGCGAATCATCGGCACCGTCTACGCCCAGACCACATTGCACGGCGTCGTGTCGGGCAAGGTACGGCGTGATGGGCGCAATTCCACCGCCGAGCTGACCCGGCTGGTCGATACGTCGCTGTTCCGGCCCCACCTGCACCTGATTTTGCTTCAGGGCGTGGCACTGGCGGGCTTCAATGTGGTAGACGCCCACAAGCTCAGCGCCGACACTGGCCTGCCAGTGATGGTCGTCGCCCGCCGTGAGCCGGACATGGAACGTATCCGCGCCGCGCTGCTGGACAAGGTGCCGGGCGGACAGCGCAAGTGGCGGCTCATCGAGAAGCTGGGGCCGATGGAAGAGTTGCGCGGCGTGTGGGTGCAGCGCGTCGGCCTCAGCCTCAAGGACGCGGGCGTGGCGCTGCACCACCTAACGCTGACCGGGAATATTCCTGAGCCGCTACGCTCGGCTCACCTGATCGCGGGCGGGGTGGGAAGTGGGCATAGCCGGGGGCGGGCGTGA
- a CDS encoding GNAT family N-acetyltransferase: protein MIAYSADPHALTPEQLTGFFVGWPNPPRPETLLRLLQSSYRVSLAHDGERVVGFANAISDGVLSAYIPLLEVLPEYQGSGIGSELMRRLLTELSHLYMVDVMCDDEVAPFYERLGLQRAGGLIRRNYARQSGE, encoded by the coding sequence GTGATTGCTTATAGCGCTGACCCCCACGCCCTCACGCCCGAGCAATTGACGGGCTTCTTCGTCGGCTGGCCCAACCCGCCGCGTCCTGAAACGTTGCTGCGCTTATTGCAGTCGAGCTACCGCGTCAGCCTCGCCCACGACGGCGAGCGGGTGGTGGGCTTTGCCAACGCCATCAGCGACGGGGTGCTGAGCGCCTACATTCCGCTGCTCGAAGTCTTGCCTGAATACCAGGGGTCCGGTATTGGCAGCGAGCTGATGCGGCGACTGCTGACCGAACTCAGTCACCTCTACATGGTGGACGTGATGTGTGACGACGAGGTGGCTCCTTTCTACGAGCGCCTGGGGTTGCAGCGGGCCGGAGGTCTCATTCGGCGCAATTATGCCCGGCAGTCTGGCGAGTGA
- a CDS encoding S4 domain-containing protein, which produces MTAKPFKLQTLIAQAAGGRVVRTAFLEADEIDRRMLHNDEIKSVMAGGFPDARRVVLTLHPVHIPSVDSGVTVYRVTPQTPGWDAQDFSVALRREGLTEDALGDVREDRGAFLVAATGKAAKALAELTALGGREVDIEDVGESAGRGAKVREVVVPSMRIDVVGAKGFGVSRAYFQQGVETGKVRLNGQVARASAEIREGDSLAAEGLGRIDFRRVVNETRRGNYKVELNVEK; this is translated from the coding sequence ATGACTGCCAAACCCTTCAAGCTTCAGACCCTCATCGCCCAGGCGGCGGGCGGGCGTGTGGTCCGCACCGCTTTTCTCGAAGCCGACGAGATCGACCGGCGGATGCTGCACAACGACGAGATCAAATCGGTGATGGCAGGCGGCTTCCCCGATGCCCGGCGGGTGGTGCTGACGCTGCATCCGGTGCATATTCCCTCGGTGGACAGCGGTGTGACCGTCTACCGCGTGACCCCGCAGACGCCCGGCTGGGACGCGCAGGACTTCAGTGTGGCGCTGCGGCGCGAGGGCCTGACGGAAGACGCCCTGGGCGACGTGCGCGAGGACCGGGGGGCGTTTCTGGTCGCCGCCACCGGCAAGGCCGCCAAAGCGCTGGCTGAGCTGACGGCGCTGGGCGGGCGCGAGGTGGACATCGAGGACGTGGGGGAGAGTGCCGGGCGCGGCGCGAAGGTGCGCGAGGTGGTCGTGCCGTCCATGCGCATCGACGTGGTGGGTGCGAAGGGCTTCGGGGTCAGCCGGGCTTACTTTCAGCAGGGCGTGGAGACCGGCAAGGTGCGCCTCAACGGTCAGGTGGCCCGCGCCAGCGCCGAGATCCGGGAAGGTGACAGCCTGGCCGCCGAGGGCCTGGGCCGCATCGACTTTCGGCGGGTGGTCAATGAGACGCGGCGCGGGAACTACAAGGTGGAGCTGAATGTGGAGAAGTGA
- the yidC gene encoding membrane protein insertase YidC translates to MTNPPRSGARNWLYGTALTALVLVLTGCGVGQPGSFGHVLQSGWIQADVDGNGTKDLIAQTNLADVVFNPEGEIVGWFVKVNPGSQLIKTNNDGTYNLDQLKGGLSINLVGGRNGADNKPLLISGRKALEVGLAGNTAKPVAQTPKTETDLKQNRLSATFVYTQGGATVTKTVVLHPRQFSIQANVNVTGAGAGAYTLNFPGLGTTANPEVKALPVGATTPTTTAGTVPNASYAALQTSIAGLLHNSQTAAALLVRPQQGGQGGTPVQGPLNVTTAGGTDARLTVNATGPLALDLYGGKNELVHLYQGGYTELPGVFSPNVFGYISLYIAKFMIWLYSFFGNWGLTILVLTVSLRLVIWPLMQSQGRTTAKMQMVQPLMKEVQEKYKDDPAKVQAETMRLYREYDVNPVGCLSMFIPLPILFVLYGTIRNFEFDQGLWWLPDLSIPDPFWILGILYVCANLLQLYVSTRKAPQMFKQQAVMYLFFAYFALTFPAGVTLYWIIGTLIGTGQQYLINKQVESHMSTGLQKVEKKMAMSGPATVNLGKDSRVTTTGKVTPGKVTTAKTVTVEPSGKPSSSSAPAKPSGFRAVLEQAARQAAEQQRQQQEKKKS, encoded by the coding sequence ATGACAAATCCCCCGCGCTCCGGCGCTCGCAACTGGCTCTACGGCACCGCGCTGACGGCGTTGGTCCTGGTCCTGACCGGCTGTGGGGTCGGCCAGCCGGGATCGTTCGGTCACGTTTTGCAGTCGGGCTGGATTCAGGCTGATGTGGACGGCAACGGCACCAAGGACCTGATCGCCCAGACCAATCTCGCCGACGTGGTGTTCAACCCCGAGGGCGAGATCGTCGGCTGGTTCGTGAAGGTCAACCCCGGCTCGCAGCTGATCAAGACCAACAACGACGGCACCTACAACCTCGATCAGCTCAAGGGCGGGCTGTCCATCAACCTGGTGGGCGGGCGCAACGGGGCCGACAACAAGCCGCTGCTGATCAGCGGGCGCAAGGCGCTGGAAGTCGGGCTGGCGGGCAACACGGCCAAGCCGGTGGCGCAGACCCCCAAAACCGAAACCGACCTCAAGCAAAACCGCCTCAGTGCCACCTTCGTCTACACCCAGGGCGGGGCCACCGTCACCAAGACCGTGGTGCTGCATCCCCGGCAGTTCAGCATCCAGGCCAATGTGAACGTGACAGGTGCGGGTGCGGGCGCGTACACCCTCAACTTCCCCGGCCTGGGCACCACCGCCAACCCCGAGGTCAAGGCCCTGCCTGTGGGCGCAACGACGCCCACCACCACGGCGGGCACGGTGCCGAACGCCAGCTACGCGGCGCTGCAAACGTCCATCGCCGGACTGCTGCACAACTCCCAGACGGCGGCAGCGTTGCTGGTCCGCCCGCAGCAGGGCGGCCAGGGAGGTACGCCGGTTCAGGGACCACTGAACGTGACCACCGCTGGTGGCACCGACGCCCGCCTGACTGTCAATGCGACGGGGCCGCTGGCGCTCGACCTCTACGGCGGCAAGAACGAACTCGTCCACCTGTATCAGGGCGGCTACACCGAGTTGCCGGGCGTCTTCAGCCCCAACGTCTTCGGTTACATCAGCCTCTATATCGCCAAGTTCATGATCTGGCTTTACAGCTTCTTCGGCAACTGGGGGCTGACCATCCTGGTGCTGACGGTGAGCCTGCGCCTGGTGATCTGGCCGCTGATGCAGTCGCAGGGCCGCACCACCGCCAAGATGCAGATGGTGCAGCCGCTGATGAAGGAAGTGCAGGAAAAGTACAAGGACGACCCGGCCAAGGTGCAGGCCGAGACCATGCGGCTTTACCGCGAGTACGACGTGAACCCGGTGGGCTGCCTGAGCATGTTCATTCCGCTGCCGATTCTGTTCGTCCTCTACGGCACCATCCGCAACTTCGAGTTCGACCAGGGCCTGTGGTGGCTGCCCGACCTCTCGATTCCCGATCCGTTCTGGATTCTGGGCATCCTGTACGTCTGCGCCAACCTGCTGCAACTCTACGTCTCGACCCGCAAGGCCCCGCAGATGTTCAAGCAGCAGGCCGTGATGTACCTCTTCTTCGCCTACTTCGCCCTGACCTTCCCGGCGGGCGTGACCCTCTACTGGATCATCGGCACGCTGATCGGCACCGGCCAGCAGTACCTGATCAACAAGCAGGTCGAGTCGCATATGTCCACCGGCCTCCAGAAAGTGGAGAAGAAGATGGCCATGAGTGGTCCGGCCACCGTCAACCTCGGTAAAGACAGCCGGGTGACGACGACCGGCAAAGTGACCCCAGGCAAAGTCACCACGGCCAAGACGGTGACGGTGGAGCCGAGCGGCAAGCCGTCGAGCAGCAGCGCTCCGGCCAAGCCCAGCGGTTTCCGCGCCGTGCTGGAGCAGGCGGCCCGCCAGGCCGCCGAGCAGCAGCGCCAGCAGCAGGAAAAGAAAAAGAGCTGA
- the yidD gene encoding membrane protein insertion efficiency factor YidD, whose translation MVRAVRGYQRHLSPLKSAPTCRFTPTCSQYAAEAIEKHGAVRGGWLALWRIARCQPLNPGGVDPVPEVFPRPRPPTSDRPDQLPD comes from the coding sequence ATGGTGCGGGCGGTGCGCGGCTATCAGCGCCACCTCTCGCCGCTCAAGAGTGCGCCCACCTGCCGTTTCACGCCCACGTGCAGCCAGTACGCTGCCGAGGCCATCGAGAAGCACGGCGCGGTCAGGGGCGGCTGGCTGGCCCTGTGGAGAATCGCCCGTTGCCAGCCGCTCAACCCTGGCGGCGTCGACCCGGTGCCGGAGGTGTTTCCCCGGCCCCGCCCGCCGACGTCAGACCGCCCCGATCAGCTGCCCGACTGA
- the rnpA gene encoding ribonuclease P protein component encodes MRGEKEFRKVRQHGQVIRHALFTLRVTDYRPRYGETWQPRAIIGIVVPKKTLKLAVKRNRVRRRVREALRTLPTLPPCRATIHPNLAALTAPFGELQAALGKALAGDFKARKKKPAPTQNAAQHAPSQKNAGPTS; translated from the coding sequence TTGCGCGGCGAGAAAGAGTTCCGCAAGGTCCGCCAGCATGGGCAGGTCATCCGGCACGCGCTGTTTACTTTGCGGGTCACCGATTATCGCCCCCGCTACGGTGAAACCTGGCAGCCCCGCGCCATCATTGGCATCGTGGTGCCCAAGAAAACACTCAAGCTGGCGGTCAAGCGCAACCGGGTGCGCCGCCGTGTCCGTGAGGCGCTGCGGACCTTGCCGACGCTGCCGCCCTGCCGGGCCACCATCCATCCCAACCTGGCGGCGCTGACCGCGCCGTTCGGGGAGCTTCAGGCGGCCCTCGGGAAAGCGCTGGCGGGCGATTTCAAGGCCCGGAAGAAAAAGCCTGCGCCCACCCAGAATGCCGCCCAGCATGCTCCGTCTCAAAAAAACGCCGGACCCACCTCGTGA
- the rpmH gene encoding 50S ribosomal protein L34, whose product MKRTYQPNNRKRAKTHGFRARMKTTAGRAVLARRRAKGRQQLTVADEK is encoded by the coding sequence ATGAAGCGTACCTACCAACCCAACAACCGCAAACGTGCCAAGACCCACGGCTTTCGCGCCCGCATGAAGACCACCGCTGGCCGCGCTGTGCTGGCCCGCCGCCGTGCCAAGGGCCGTCAGCAATTGACCGTCGCCGACGAGAAGTAA